Proteins encoded in a region of the Amyelois transitella isolate CPQ chromosome 9, ilAmyTran1.1, whole genome shotgun sequence genome:
- the LOC106142801 gene encoding tubby-related protein 4 has protein sequence MHLHFERNVNAKCDCTILSLSWMGKVPDELPEEEGWKLNRNNYYQEGWLATGNVRGVVGVTFTSSHARRPHELPLRTNYNLRGHRSDVILVKWNEPYQKLASCDSSGVIFVWIKYEGRWSIELINDRSTPVTHFSWSHDGRMALICYQDGFVLVGSVAGQRYWSSMLSLDARITCGCWTPDDNQVYLGTASAQLVVMDVHGAMVSQVQLVAEGGITSMAWSCEKFKMEEGEESTESNGGHVLAVALGNGEIVLLRGHDDVSPARISTGLRGNTLAMEWANSRELLAVAGTLLPETDEPPDSPPFKNVVKFYSDTGALIYTVPIPYTQARVTALTWGHAARRLFVSVGGAVCTARVWRVVAPLQLLARVRAAQALREPRLARLLPLPPRLQPALANLFAHTIRCNVPEISELRVFVSRPPGAGARLHCTMLRHDDEEAGAYTLYLEHLGGLVPLLKGRRTSKIRPEFVIFDPQAEGAVTNPVRCSSNSSSSSGTGSSSSGGSVAGVSSPRVTRRPPPQGQTSSSDTEPEEGCSGSPRLQRRRRARSRRKMRHASDKDDAPDELAYIDSLPEDVRLVEVTSNIWGTKFKMHGLAKNVPANLGQVTYKTSLLHLQPRQMTLMITELRDDYPVGPDPNFNPNIFSEDEEEVFQSMDTINSPSHTNNNIRRKLTLSERINNTNNIMNQTDVYSTNNNNSSGPSLARAESYDEFPYIDTNDLSSVPEPVYTVRRGHAAAGAGGRHAISPLRCEGSVPTLQSPKNAVAPTDIIFERPSPQAVTCGGRGDFCGRADYAVRDNVSLKTNLSNIEQQSFSLNLTLEPSRQVTIKKCDSHVADNCLSKLRKNICSRGEASYDMNTRILKSLCNKNYEHEVHPDAMTRRVETLKNLQKGEDLKYIDEETPVETNISNIVERGREVRVQRTTTVVPISPVCASVPVYDTMTRSCSVGYLDLVDPQVLHAHVSLTALRGEPPRRLILVNNKRQRRPRRHQRNADAKQAENAKTPSLKKCGKSKSLDSSELSVAADKNVRNLKSEPSKADVVSGNSSGRCTSTGTEDTSTTSAEEGGRRSRRDYPVCTVCRLVAPYDRRPPAPPPYVCAACGPASRPAPPRDPPAPAPVSRPPADSDSDYSKYYSSLEQLALRLLASRSGRGSRSAQAREVSSAPASPRPARAAPPPAPATPRRTRYSSASPIRQLLNSPLLNRRRNKKPSESSDDEYSNGYNEVNSKNYRDLESFQKAQLRNKLKRCGTVGGPCPASSRRQLVMHNKAPMWNENSQVYQLDFGGRVTQESAKNFQIEYHGKQVMQFGRIDGNAYTLDFQYPFSALQAFAVALANVTQRLK, from the exons GTCATACTGGTGAAATGGAACGAGCCATACCAGAAGTTGGCGTCGTGCGACAGTTCGGGGGTCATCTTCGTGTGGATCAAGTACGAGGGTCGCTGGAGCATAGAGCTGATCAACGACAGGAGCACGCCCGTCACCCACTTCTCCTGGTCTCATGATGGACGCATGGCGCTTATCTGCTATCAG GATGGCTTCGTGCTGGTGGGTTCGGTGGCGGGCCAGCGGTACTGGTCGTCCATGCTGTCTCTGGACGCGCGCATCACGTGCGGCTGCTGGACCCCGGATGACAACCAGGTGTACCTGGGCACAGCGTCTGCGCAGCTCGTAGTTATGGACGTGCACGGTGCCATGGTCTCACAG GTGCAACTAGTGGCTGAGGGCGGCATAACATCCATGGCTTGGTCGTGCGAGAAGTTCAAAATGGAGGAAGGCGAAGAAAGCACCGAAAGCAATGGCGGACACGTATTAGCTGTGGCGTTGGGTAACGGGGAGATAGTGTTGTTGCGTGGACATGATGACGTCAGCCCAGCGAGGATAAGCACTGGACTCAGGGGGAACACTCTGGCTATGGAGTGGGCCAACTCGAGAGAACTCCTCGCCGTTGCTGGGACCTTGTTACCTG AAACAGACGAGCCGCCCGACTCGCCTCCCTTTAAAAACGTGGTCAAATTCTACTCGGATACAGGCGCGTTAATTTATACAGTGCCGATACCCTATACACAG GCACGCGTAACAGCATTAACATGGGGTCACGCGGCGCGGCGGCTGTTCGTGAGCGTGGGGGGCGCCGTGTGTACTGCGCGCGTGTGGCGTGTGGTGGCGCCACTGCAACTGTTGGCCAGAGTACGAGCGGCTCAGGCGCTGAGAGAACCACGTCTGGCGAGGTTACTGCCGCTCCCGCCAAGATTGCAGCCGGCGTTAGCTAACCTCTTCGCTCATACTATACGG TGTAACGTGCCAGAAATAAGTGAACTCCGCGTGTTCGTGTCCCGGCCGCCGGGCGCCGGGGCTCGATTACACTGCACCATGCTGCGTCACGATGACGAGGAGGCTGGAGCTTATACTCTGTACCTGGAGCATCTGGGAGGACTCGTGCCGTTACTGAAAGGCCGCCGAACTAGCAAGATCAGACCTGAGTTTGTTATATTCGACCCTCAAGCCGAAGGTGC CGTCACCAACCCGGTGCGGTGTAGCAGCAACAGTAGTAGCAGCAGCGGCACCGGCAGCAGCAGCAGCGGCGGCAGTGTGGCCGGTGTCAGCTCGCCCAGAGTGACGCGACGACCGCCGCCGCAAGGACAAACTTCCTCCTCTGATACGGAGCCGGAAGAAG GTTGCTCGGGCTCTCCCAGACTAcagcgccgccgccgcgctcgcTCGCGCCGCAAGATGCGCCACGCGAGCGACAAGGACGACGCGCCTGACGAACTCGCCTACATCGACTCCTTGCCTGAG GACGTAAGACTGGTAGAAGTGACCTCCAACATATGGGGCACTAAGTTCAAAATGCACGGCCTAGCGAAAAACGTTCCGGCAAACTTAGGACAAGTGACGTACAAAACGTCCTTACTACACCTCCAACCGCGACAGATGACGCTCATGATTACAGAACTTCGGGACGACTACCCGGTGGGACCAGACCCAAACTTCAACCCAAATATATTCTCGGAGGACGAGGAAGAAGTCTTCCAGTCTATGGACACTATCAATTCTCCGTCGCACACTAACAATAACATCAGAAGAAAGTTAACGCTGAGCGAGAGAATAAACAACACTAATAACATCATGAATCAAACTGACGTTTATTCGACGAACAATAACAACAGTAGTGGACCGTCGCTCGCGCGAGCAGAATCTTACGACGAGTTTCCATACATTGATACTAACGATTTGAGTAGCGTTCCCGAGCCAGTGTACACAGTGAGGCGCGGGCACGCGGCGGCGGGTGCGGGGGGGCGCCACGCCATCTCCCCGCTGCGCTGCGAGGGCTCCGTGCCCACGCTGCAGTCCCCCAAGAACGCCGTCGCGCCCACAGACATCATTTTTGAGAGACCCTCCCCGCAGGCCGTCACATGCGGAGGACGCGGAGACTTCTGTGGACGCGCGGACTACGCTGTACGCGATAACGTCTCCCTCAAAACCAACCTCTCCAACATAGAACAGCAATCGTTCAGCTTAAACTTAACCCTAGAACCGAGTAGGCAGGTCACAATCAAGAAGTGCGACAGCCACGTCGCCGACAACTGCCTCTCGAAACTGCGGAAAAATATCTGCAGTAGAGGCGAGGCATCGTACGATATGAACACTAGGATATTGAAATCGTTGTGTAATAAGAATTACGAACACGAAGTTCATCCTGATGCGATGACGAGGCGGGTGGAGACGCTGAAGAATTTGCAGAAGGGTGAAGACCTAAAGTACATTGACGAAGAGACACCTGTTGAAACGAACATTAGTAACATAGTTGAAAGGGGGAGGGAGGTGAGAGTGCAGAGGACCACTACAGTCGTGCCGATCAGTCCGGTGTGCGCTAGCGTGCCCGTGTACGATACCATGACGAGGAGTTGCAGCGTGGGCTACCTGGACCTCGTGGACCCGCAAGTGCTGCACGCGCACGTCAGCCTCACGGCGCTGCGCGGGGAACCGCCGAGACGGCTCATATTAGTGAACAACAAGCGCCAGCGCAGGCCGCGACGACATCAGCGCAACGCCGACGCGAAACAGGCCGAGAACGCGAAGACTCCGAGTTTGAAGAAATGCGGGAAATCGAAGAGCTTAGACTCGAGCGAGCTTTCGGTGGCGGCGGACAAGAACGTTAGGAATTTGAAGTCTGAACCGTCGAAAGCGGACGTCGTTTCCGGGAACTCTAGCGGTCGGTGTACGAGCACGGGCACAGAGGACACCAGCACGACGAGCGCGGAAGAGGGTGGGCGGCGGTCTCGGCGGGACTACCCGGTGTGCACGGTGTGCCGCCTCGTGGCGCCCTACGACCGCcgcccgcccgcgccgccgccctACGTGTGCGCGGCCTGCGGGCCCGCGTCCCGCCCCGCGCCGCCCCGCGAcccgcccgcgcccgcgcccgtTAGCCGCCCGCCCGCTGACAGCGACTCAGACTACAGCAAGTATTATA GTTCGCTAGAGCAGCTTGCTCTACGTTTGTTGGCGTCGCGATCGGGGCGGGGCTCGCGCAGTGCGCAGGCGCGGGAGGTGAGCTCGGCGCCCGCCTCCCCGCGCCCCGCGAGGGCCGCCCCGCCCCCCGCGCCCGCCACACCGAGGCGGACCAGATACTCCTCTGCCTCGCCTATAAG ACAATTGCTCAATTCGCCCCTCCTGAACCGGAGACGCAACAAGAAGCCGTCCGAGAGCTCCGACGACGAGTACTCCAACGGCTACAACGAGGTCAACAGCAAAAACTACCGCGACTTGGAAAGCTTCCAGAAAGCACAGCTAAGAAATAAG CTAAAACGCTGCGGCACTGTCGGAGGGCCGTGCCCGGCGTCGTCGCGGAGACAGCTGGTGATGCACAATAAGGCGCCCATGTGGAACGAGAACAGCCAAGTCTACCAACTGGACTTCGGAGGCCGAGTCACGCAGGAGTCCGCCAAGAACTTCCAGATCGAGTACCACGGGAAGCAG GTAATGCAATTCGGTCGCATAGACGGCAACGCGTACACTCTGGACTTCCAGTACCCGTTCTCAGCGCTGCAGGCCTTCGCGGTGGCGCTCGCCAACGTCACGCAGCGGCTCAAGTGA
- the LOC106142825 gene encoding RWD domain-containing protein 1: MDYNYEQTSEVEALDSIYYGDMQILETEPLHKFGISIKSETFDEGEGLACQLVFTYTPKYPDELLLIEIENEENFEDLVDKNELLEHLIQQGKENLGMVMVFTLVSAGQEWLNEKWDHIKKEQEEKVLAKLKADEEAELKRFEGTRVTVESFLAWRKQFELDMNIQAKREKEAKDKNKLTGKELFLRDTTLNESDLKFLDDGDAVKVDESLFQDLDDLEISDDDDEDYVPGRSGSESD, translated from the exons ATGGATTACAATTACGAACAAACCAGTGAAGTGGAAGCATTAGATTCTATATATTATGGAGATATGCAGA tTTTAGAAACGGAGCCACTACACAAGTTCGGCATATCGATAAAGTCTGAGACTTTCGACGAGGGTGAAGGATTAGCATGTCAGCTTGTTTTCACATACACACCAAAGTACCCTGACGAACTTCTACTTATAGAGATCGAGAACGAAGAGAACTTTGAAGATTTAGTCGATAAAAATGAACTATTAGAACATTTAATTCAACAG GGCAAAGAAAACCTGGGTATGGTTATGGTTTTTACCCTAGTGTCTGCAGGACAGGAGTGGCTCAATGAAAAGTGGGATCACATAAAGAAAGAACAAGAAGAAAAGGTTTTAGCGAAGCTTAAGGCTGATGAGGAAGCAGAACTG AAAAGATTTGAGGGCACCAGAGTTACAGTAGAGTCATTCCTGGCATGGAGAAAACAGTTTGAATTGGATATGAACATCCAAGCAAAGAGGGAGAAGGAAGCCAAAGACAAGAACAAGTTAACTGGCAAAGAGCTGTTCCTCCGAGATACCACTCTCAATGAGTCAGACTTGAAGTTCTTGGATGATG GTGATGCAGTTAAGGTTGACGAGTCCCTATTCCAAGATCTGGACGACCTTGAGATTTCCGACGACGACGACGAAGACTATGTACCAGGCCGGAGCGGTAGTGAAAGCGATTAG
- the LOC106142876 gene encoding BRISC and BRCA1-A complex member 1-like encodes MNSSSISTNKQHCDSDSNVETSMQDNSNDEFTDLHHQIMANFTKPNTPNVNVPEKIIICLDICCDNDLLFQLADGTTFTPINMMKRALDFFIHSKLSINKKTQFAVMFLKGEAIWALDFTSNVKNIFNALDFITNEENSAECFDFKGVFQILKEKVEIPEYIQGESSTVAPPYVVRLLLLYGRSNCVPFIDQDDPYFNFLKKQPYFIVDILYAHDNDCASKKCVEIFDSLQNLDNGYSYVYEVSRNATKIHDCTAKLLAHPLQRVLQKNTNYTFGLRIPK; translated from the exons ATGAATTCTTCGAGCATTTCAACAAATAAACAGCATTGTGATTCAGATTCTAATGTCGAAAC GTCGATGCAGGATAATTCGAATGATGAGTTTACAGATTTACATCACCAAATAATGGCAAACTTCACAAAGCCAAATACTCCAAATGTGAATGTGCctgaaaaaatcataatttgttTAGATATTTGCTGTGATAATGACTTACTGTTTCAATTGGCTGATGGGACCACATTTACTCCTATAAATATGATGAAACGTGCTCTGGATTTCTTTATACATTCAAAGTTatctattaacaaaaaaacacaatttgcTGTAATGTTTCTGAAAGGAGAAGCCATTTGGGCATTGGATTTCActtcaaatgtaaaaaatatctttaatgcACTTGACTTTATCACCAACGAAGAAAACAGTGCAGAATGTTTTGATTTCAAAGGAGTGTTccaaattttaaaagagaaagtgGAAATTCCTGAATATATTCAAGGTGAATCTAGTACTGTGGCCCCACCATATGTAGTACGCTTGCTATTACTTTATGGCAGATCTAATTGTGTGCCATTTATTGATCAAGATGACCCTTATTTCAACTTCCTCAAGAAGCAACCATATTTCATTGTAGACATATTGTATGCCCATGACAATGATTGTGCTTCTAAGAAATGTGTAGAGATATTTGATTCCCTTCAAAATTTAGACAATGGGTATTCTTATGTGTATGAAGTGTCAAGAAATGCCACAAAGATTCATGACTGTACTGCAAAATTGTTAGCTCACCCATTGCAGAGAGTGCTACAGAAGAACACAAATTATACTTTTGGCCTTAGAATCCccaaataa